From one Halosimplex rubrum genomic stretch:
- a CDS encoding V-type ATP synthase subunit F: MSQEIAVVGSPDFTTGFRLAGVREFADVPDDDKDEQLDDAVREMLDDDDVGILVMHDEDLDHLSRGVRSDVETSVEPVLVTLGGEAGSSGLREQIKRAIGIDLMEED; encoded by the coding sequence ATGAGCCAGGAGATCGCCGTCGTCGGCAGCCCGGACTTCACGACCGGTTTCCGACTCGCCGGGGTGCGGGAGTTCGCGGACGTGCCCGACGACGACAAGGACGAACAGCTCGACGACGCGGTCCGGGAGATGCTGGACGACGACGACGTGGGCATCCTCGTGATGCACGACGAGGATCTGGACCACCTCTCCCGGGGCGTCCGTTCGGACGTCGAAACGAGCGTGGAGCCGGTGCTGGTCACCCTCGGTGGCGAGGCCGGGTCCAGCGGACTGCGCGAGCAGATCAAACGCGCCATCGGCATCGACCTGATGGAGGAAGACTAA
- a CDS encoding V-type ATP synthase subunit C, producing the protein MSAPDYETSNYEYVNARVRSRRASLFDSDDYRKLIRMGPGEIARFMEESEYETEMNRLGARHDGVDLIEYALNQNLAKHFEDLLRWSEGRLYDYVVRYLRKFDAWNVKTVLRGVYSGAEAADVEDDLIRAGEFSEDLLRRLVEAESVDDIVAALEGTIFGESLEAAMEDYEDTGLLVPLENAVDRRFYETLIEGLPTNPNRPTQLYVQFLRAEIDFRNVRNVLRLARTETDMDPAEYFIEGGRLFDAEELRQLVDDEAALVERIRDSTYGDDLDEALRVLDEADSLIEFEHALDAALLAYADTLSNRYPLSVCPVLSYVLAKEREINNIRAVARGREAGLSPEQIRDELVVQ; encoded by the coding sequence ATGAGCGCGCCCGACTACGAGACCAGCAACTACGAGTACGTCAACGCCCGAGTGCGGTCCCGTCGGGCGTCGCTGTTCGACAGCGACGACTACCGGAAGCTGATCCGCATGGGGCCGGGCGAGATCGCCCGCTTCATGGAGGAGTCGGAGTACGAGACCGAGATGAACCGGCTCGGCGCCCGTCACGACGGGGTCGACCTCATCGAGTACGCGCTGAACCAGAACCTCGCCAAGCACTTCGAGGACCTGCTGCGGTGGTCGGAGGGGCGACTGTACGACTACGTCGTCCGGTACCTCCGGAAGTTCGACGCGTGGAACGTCAAGACGGTCCTGCGCGGCGTCTACTCGGGCGCCGAGGCGGCCGACGTAGAGGACGACCTCATCCGCGCGGGCGAGTTCTCCGAGGACCTGCTACGACGGCTGGTCGAGGCCGAGTCCGTCGACGACATCGTCGCCGCGCTGGAGGGCACCATCTTCGGCGAGTCCCTCGAGGCGGCCATGGAAGACTACGAGGACACCGGACTGTTGGTGCCGCTGGAGAACGCGGTCGACCGGCGGTTCTACGAGACGCTCATCGAGGGGCTGCCGACCAACCCGAACCGTCCGACCCAGCTGTACGTGCAGTTCCTGCGAGCGGAGATCGACTTCCGGAACGTCCGGAACGTCCTCCGGCTCGCCCGCACCGAGACGGATATGGACCCGGCGGAGTACTTCATCGAGGGCGGCCGGCTGTTCGACGCCGAGGAGCTGCGCCAGCTGGTCGACGACGAGGCGGCGCTGGTCGAGCGGATCCGCGACAGCACCTACGGCGACGACCTCGACGAGGCGCTGCGCGTGCTCGACGAGGCCGACAGCCTCATCGAGTTCGAGCACGCGCTCGACGCGGCGCTGCTGGCGTACGCCGACACGCTTTCCAACCGCTATCCCCTATCCGTCTGTCCGGTGCTGTCGTACGTACTCGCCAAGGAGCGGGAGATCAACAACATCCGCGCGGTCGCGCGCGGCCGAGAGGCGGGTCTCTCGCCGGAGCAGATCCGGGACGAACTGGTGGTACAATGA
- a CDS encoding ATP synthase subunit A — protein MSQATDTTVREDGVIESVSGPVVTAKNLDAKMNDVVYVGEEGLMGEVIEIEGAITTIQVYEETSAVAPGEPVEGTGSPLSVDLGPGMLDSIYDGVQRPLDVLEDKMGSAFLDRGVDAPGIDLEKTWEFTPEVSEGDEVEAGDIVGVVPETPSIDHKVMVPPDYEGGEVVAIESGNFTVEETVAELDNGEEVQMRQEWPVRSARPTEDKQTPTEPLTSGQRILDGLFPLAKGGTAAIPGPFGSGKTVTQQSLAKFADADIVVYIGCGERGNEMTEVIDDFPELPDPQTGNALMARTCLIANTSNMPVAARESCVYTGITIAEHYRDMGYDVALMADSTSRWAEAMREISSRLEEMPGEEGYPAYLAARLSQFYERAGYFDNINGTEGSISAIGAVSPPGGDFSEPVTQNTLRIVKTFWALDSDLAEKRHFPAIDWNDSYSLYRDQLDPWFEDNVADDWPEQRQWAIDILDEDGELQEVVQLVGKDALPEDQQLTLEVARFIKEAWLQQNALHDVDRYCPPEKTYRILGAIRTFNDEAIDALDAGVPIDEITGIDAAPRLNRIGTTPDDEVDEFVDDLEDDIAEQLRSLY, from the coding sequence ATGAGCCAAGCAACAGACACGACCGTTCGCGAGGACGGCGTCATCGAGAGCGTGTCGGGGCCGGTCGTCACGGCCAAGAACCTCGACGCGAAGATGAACGACGTCGTCTACGTCGGCGAAGAGGGACTGATGGGCGAGGTCATCGAGATCGAGGGAGCGATTACGACGATCCAGGTCTACGAGGAGACCTCCGCGGTCGCCCCGGGCGAACCCGTCGAAGGGACGGGCTCGCCGCTGTCGGTCGACCTCGGGCCGGGCATGCTGGACTCCATCTACGACGGCGTCCAGCGCCCGCTCGACGTCCTCGAAGACAAGATGGGGTCGGCGTTCCTCGACCGGGGCGTCGACGCCCCCGGTATCGACCTCGAGAAGACCTGGGAGTTCACCCCCGAAGTCTCCGAGGGCGACGAGGTCGAGGCCGGCGACATCGTCGGCGTCGTCCCCGAGACGCCCAGTATCGACCACAAGGTGATGGTGCCGCCCGACTACGAGGGCGGCGAAGTCGTCGCCATCGAGTCGGGCAACTTCACCGTCGAGGAGACGGTCGCCGAACTCGACAACGGCGAGGAAGTCCAGATGCGCCAGGAGTGGCCGGTCCGCTCGGCCCGACCGACCGAGGACAAGCAGACGCCGACGGAGCCGCTCACGTCGGGCCAGCGCATCCTCGACGGCCTGTTCCCGCTCGCGAAGGGCGGGACGGCCGCGATCCCGGGGCCGTTCGGCTCCGGCAAGACCGTCACCCAGCAGTCCCTGGCGAAATTCGCCGACGCCGACATCGTCGTCTACATCGGCTGTGGCGAGCGGGGCAACGAGATGACGGAGGTCATCGACGACTTCCCGGAGCTTCCGGACCCCCAGACCGGCAACGCGCTGATGGCCCGGACCTGCCTCATCGCCAACACCTCGAACATGCCCGTCGCCGCCCGAGAGTCCTGCGTGTACACGGGGATCACCATCGCGGAGCACTACCGCGACATGGGCTACGACGTGGCGCTGATGGCCGACTCCACCTCGCGGTGGGCCGAGGCCATGCGCGAGATCTCCTCGCGCCTCGAGGAGATGCCCGGCGAGGAGGGCTACCCCGCGTACCTGGCCGCCCGCCTGTCGCAGTTCTACGAGCGGGCCGGCTACTTCGACAACATCAACGGCACCGAGGGCTCCATCTCGGCGATCGGGGCCGTCTCGCCGCCCGGCGGTGACTTCTCCGAGCCGGTCACCCAGAACACGCTGCGCATCGTCAAGACGTTCTGGGCGCTGGACTCTGACCTGGCGGAGAAACGTCACTTCCCGGCGATCGACTGGAACGATTCGTACTCGCTGTACCGGGACCAGCTGGACCCGTGGTTCGAGGACAACGTCGCCGACGACTGGCCCGAGCAGCGCCAGTGGGCGATCGACATCCTCGACGAGGACGGCGAACTGCAGGAGGTCGTCCAGCTCGTCGGCAAGGACGCCCTGCCCGAAGACCAGCAGCTGACGCTGGAAGTCGCCCGCTTCATCAAGGAGGCGTGGCTCCAGCAGAACGCGCTGCACGACGTCGACCGCTACTGCCCGCCGGAGAAGACCTACCGGATCCTCGGCGCGATCCGGACGTTCAACGACGAGGCGATCGACGCCCTCGACGCGGGCGTCCCGATCGACGAGATCACGGGCATCGACGCCGCGCCGCGCCTGAACCGCATCGGCACGACGCCCGACGACGAGGTCGACGAGTTCGTCGACGACCTCGAAGACGACATCGCGGAACAACTGCGCTCCCTGTACTAA
- a CDS encoding V-type ATP synthase subunit E, with product MSLDTVVEDIRDEARARAEEIRADAEAQEDELISEAETDAEAIREERAQEVEATIEQEREQMLSSANLEAKQERLGARRDVLQEVRAAVEAELADLDGERREELTRTLLDAASEEFDDGDDVRVYGRADDEELLADLAEEYGYEFAGERECLGGVVVESDTSRVRVNNTFDSVLEDVWEDELREISTRLFEDQ from the coding sequence ATGAGCCTCGATACAGTCGTAGAGGACATTCGAGACGAGGCCCGCGCACGTGCGGAGGAGATTCGGGCCGACGCCGAGGCACAGGAAGACGAACTCATCTCGGAGGCCGAAACCGACGCCGAGGCCATCCGCGAGGAGCGCGCCCAGGAGGTCGAGGCCACGATCGAACAGGAGCGCGAGCAGATGCTGTCGAGCGCGAACCTCGAGGCCAAACAGGAGCGTCTCGGCGCCCGCCGCGACGTGCTCCAGGAGGTCCGCGCGGCCGTCGAAGCCGAGCTGGCCGACCTCGACGGCGAGCGCCGCGAGGAGCTGACGCGGACCCTGCTCGACGCCGCCAGCGAGGAGTTCGACGACGGCGACGACGTGCGCGTGTACGGTCGCGCCGACGACGAGGAGCTGCTGGCCGACCTCGCCGAGGAGTACGGCTACGAGTTCGCCGGCGAGCGCGAGTGTCTCGGCGGCGTCGTCGTCGAGAGCGACACCTCGCGGGTCCGGGTGAACAACACGTTCGACTCGGTGCTGGAGGACGTCTGGGAGGACGAACTCCGGGAGATCAGCACCCGCCTGTTCGAAGACCAATGA